The following proteins come from a genomic window of Salvia hispanica cultivar TCC Black 2014 chromosome 4, UniMelb_Shisp_WGS_1.0, whole genome shotgun sequence:
- the LOC125218466 gene encoding proline transporter 2-like isoform X2 has protein sequence MVVATESNDASGKYSSKDSVIVEISDTAHQISQDSWFQVGFVLTTGINSAYVLGYSGTIMVPLGWVGGVVGLILATAISLYANMLVAKLHEYGGKRHIRYRDLAGFIYGDQAYSITWALQYVNLFMINVGYIILAGSALKALYALLQEDSGMKLPHCIAISGFACILFAIAVPHLSALQAWLVFSTILSLVYILTACVLALKDGIEAPPRDYSIHGTTTNKIFTIIGASANLVFAFNTGMLPEIQATVRQPVVDNMLKALYFQFTAGVIPMYAVTFIGYWAYGSEASAYLLHNVHGPVWLKAAANISAFLHTIIALHIFASPMYEYLDTKYELKGSALAARNLSFRIVVRGGYLGITTFVSALLPFLGNFMSLTGALSTFPLTFILANHMYLVARKHKLTSMQKNWHWLNVVFFGCMSLVAAIAAMRLIIVDSNNYHFFADL, from the exons ATGGTTGTTGCTACTGAATCGAACGACGCCTCTGGCAAGTATTCTTCTAAGGATTCTGTGATTGTTGAGATTTCTGACACCGCTCATCAAATTAGCCAAG ATTCATGGTTCCAGGTGGGGTTTGTGCTTACGACGGGGATAAATAGTGCGTATGTGTTGGGATACTCTGGCACTATTATGGTTCCACTGGGTTGGGTTGGTGGTGTGGTCGGACTAATTTTAGCAACAGCGATATCTTTGTATGCAAATATGTTGGTAGCCAAGCTTCATGAATACGGAGGAAAGAGGCATATCAGATACAGAGACCTTGCAGGATTTATCTATG GTGACCAAGCCTATAGTATTACATGGGCGCTGCAGTATGTTAATCTCTTCATGATCAATGTCGGATACATCATTTTAGCTGGCAGTGCCCTTAAG GCTCTTTATGCGCTCCTCCAAGAAGATTCTGGCATGAAGCTTCCACACTGCATTGCAATTTCTGGCTTCGCATGTATCCTTTTTGCAATTGCCGTACCCCATTTATCAGCACTACAAGCATGGCTGGTATTTTCGACAATTTTAAGTCTGGTGTACATTCTAACAGCTTGTGTTCTGGCTCTAAAAGATG GCATTGAAGCTCCTCCTCGAGACTACAGCATTCATGGAACAACtacaaacaaaattttcaccATAATCGGTGCATCAGCTAACCTCGTTTTTGCTTTCAATACTGGAATGCTTCCAGAAATACAG GCAACCGTGAGGCAGCCTGTTGTTGACAACATGTTGAAAGCTCTGTATTTCCAGTTCACAGCTGGAGTTATTCCGATGTATGCTGTCACTTTCATTGGTTACTGGGCGTATGGATCAGAGGCATCGGCCTACTTGCTGCACAATGTTCACGGCCCAGTCTGGTTGAAGGCCGCAGCAAATATCTCAGCTTTCCTGCACACTATCATTGCTTTGCAC ATCTTTGCAAGTCCAATGTACGAATATTTGGATACAAAGTATGAGCTGAAAGGAAGCGCCCTAGCAGCACGCAACCTGTCTTTCAGAATTGTGGTAAGAGGCGGCTACTTGGGAATAACGACCTTCGTCTCAGCACTGCTGCCATTCTTGGGCAATTTCATGAGCCTCACGGGGGCGCTGAGCACGTTCCCCCTCACGTTCATTCTGGCAAACCACATGTATCTGGTGGCCCGGAAACACAAGCTGACGTCGATGCAGAAGAATTGGCATTGGCTCAATGTTGTCTTCTTTGGATGCATGTCTCTTGTAGCCGCGATTGCTGCGATGAGGCTCATTATTGttgattcaaataattacCATTTCTTTGCTGATCTATag
- the LOC125218466 gene encoding proline transporter 2-like isoform X1, translated as MVFDVGGLRLNSDLADGDLRSALLRIGEMVVATESNDASGKYSSKDSVIVEISDTAHQISQDSWFQVGFVLTTGINSAYVLGYSGTIMVPLGWVGGVVGLILATAISLYANMLVAKLHEYGGKRHIRYRDLAGFIYGDQAYSITWALQYVNLFMINVGYIILAGSALKALYALLQEDSGMKLPHCIAISGFACILFAIAVPHLSALQAWLVFSTILSLVYILTACVLALKDGIEAPPRDYSIHGTTTNKIFTIIGASANLVFAFNTGMLPEIQATVRQPVVDNMLKALYFQFTAGVIPMYAVTFIGYWAYGSEASAYLLHNVHGPVWLKAAANISAFLHTIIALHIFASPMYEYLDTKYELKGSALAARNLSFRIVVRGGYLGITTFVSALLPFLGNFMSLTGALSTFPLTFILANHMYLVARKHKLTSMQKNWHWLNVVFFGCMSLVAAIAAMRLIIVDSNNYHFFADL; from the exons ATGGTGTTTGATGTTGGTGGATTGCGCCTCAATTCAGACCTAGCCGACGGTGATTTAAGATCGGCGCTTTTGCGAATCGGAGAAATGGTTGTTGCTACTGAATCGAACGACGCCTCTGGCAAGTATTCTTCTAAGGATTCTGTGATTGTTGAGATTTCTGACACCGCTCATCAAATTAGCCAAG ATTCATGGTTCCAGGTGGGGTTTGTGCTTACGACGGGGATAAATAGTGCGTATGTGTTGGGATACTCTGGCACTATTATGGTTCCACTGGGTTGGGTTGGTGGTGTGGTCGGACTAATTTTAGCAACAGCGATATCTTTGTATGCAAATATGTTGGTAGCCAAGCTTCATGAATACGGAGGAAAGAGGCATATCAGATACAGAGACCTTGCAGGATTTATCTATG GTGACCAAGCCTATAGTATTACATGGGCGCTGCAGTATGTTAATCTCTTCATGATCAATGTCGGATACATCATTTTAGCTGGCAGTGCCCTTAAG GCTCTTTATGCGCTCCTCCAAGAAGATTCTGGCATGAAGCTTCCACACTGCATTGCAATTTCTGGCTTCGCATGTATCCTTTTTGCAATTGCCGTACCCCATTTATCAGCACTACAAGCATGGCTGGTATTTTCGACAATTTTAAGTCTGGTGTACATTCTAACAGCTTGTGTTCTGGCTCTAAAAGATG GCATTGAAGCTCCTCCTCGAGACTACAGCATTCATGGAACAACtacaaacaaaattttcaccATAATCGGTGCATCAGCTAACCTCGTTTTTGCTTTCAATACTGGAATGCTTCCAGAAATACAG GCAACCGTGAGGCAGCCTGTTGTTGACAACATGTTGAAAGCTCTGTATTTCCAGTTCACAGCTGGAGTTATTCCGATGTATGCTGTCACTTTCATTGGTTACTGGGCGTATGGATCAGAGGCATCGGCCTACTTGCTGCACAATGTTCACGGCCCAGTCTGGTTGAAGGCCGCAGCAAATATCTCAGCTTTCCTGCACACTATCATTGCTTTGCAC ATCTTTGCAAGTCCAATGTACGAATATTTGGATACAAAGTATGAGCTGAAAGGAAGCGCCCTAGCAGCACGCAACCTGTCTTTCAGAATTGTGGTAAGAGGCGGCTACTTGGGAATAACGACCTTCGTCTCAGCACTGCTGCCATTCTTGGGCAATTTCATGAGCCTCACGGGGGCGCTGAGCACGTTCCCCCTCACGTTCATTCTGGCAAACCACATGTATCTGGTGGCCCGGAAACACAAGCTGACGTCGATGCAGAAGAATTGGCATTGGCTCAATGTTGTCTTCTTTGGATGCATGTCTCTTGTAGCCGCGATTGCTGCGATGAGGCTCATTATTGttgattcaaataattacCATTTCTTTGCTGATCTATag